Part of the Callospermophilus lateralis isolate mCalLat2 chromosome 8, mCalLat2.hap1, whole genome shotgun sequence genome, TGCTATGACAGCAGTGCCCCCTGATTAAGGCTGCCCAGCCTGAGTTCAGACCAGATGCTAAAGCTGGCCCCTGTCAGGAGCTCAGAGACAGAGTCACTCCACAGTGGCACAGTTGTGGGCACTGCTGATGGGGGAGAAGAAAGCACCCAAAGACTTCCCCACATGCCTCTTGGGCACAGAGGCCATGTCACAACAAGTTTCCCTGCCTCTCTCACATCTGAGGGCAAGGGAGAGCCCCTGGCTAGGGCACACGCATTTCTAGACTGTGTGGATGGTCCTCCCTCCACCCTGCAGGGAGATGTAGGGCCTGGGAACTCCAGCTAGTCCTGGGCCCCCTCCTCCCTATTCTGCCTCCCACAGCCCAGGGCTGCCTGAaggcagggaccaggacccaacacTCAGCCCAGACCCCAGTGACAGTACCTTTCATAATGGATGCCCAGAGATGCTCTCCCTGGGGCCTGCTCCCACAAGACCACCCGTCATCAGGCAGCGGTAGGGTTTGTCAAAGGcagtgattctgaacattcccccaGCCTTTAAAAGCAGGGTTACGCAGCGTAAGAAGTAAACTTCGATAACTGCCAACATGGGCACAGAGCTTGGGAGCCTGCCCAGGGCTTCCACAGGCACCGCTGTTATGATTCATGCTTCAGCGGCTCTGGGAAGCTGGCAGGGGAGGGAACTGAGGCCGGTTGAGGAGGTGGCTCTGCAGGGGAGCACCGACCCCAAGCCTGACAGGGCCAGTATGCACTAGGCGGTGCCGCGTCCGCTGTCAGGCGCAAGAGGCTCGCTCTCAAATCAAGCCGTGGACCCCGAGCTAGCCAAGCTGCACGCTGGTTTGCACGCCGGCGCGCGCCAGAGCCTGTGCCGGGGGAGGTGAAGGAGCCGCCCGTCTTAGAAAGAGCAGGCTTCTAGAACTCACCGCCCAGGCCAGCCGTGATCAGCCCAGTCCCGCAGGCTGCAGTTGGCCCTGGAGGGGGCGCCCTAGTCGAGCGCGCGCCCCGCGCCGCCGCCCCGGACTCCTCCCCGGCGCCGCGCGGGCAGGTTCGCCAAGGCGGCCGCGGGCTCGGGCGCCCGGCCCGCTCCCCCCCGGGCCGGTGGCGCGGGCCTGCCCGGCGCCCCGCCCCGCGCGCCCTCCCCGCTGCGCAACTCGACCCAAGTTGGAAACCGAGCCCGGCGGCTGCACTCGCGCCGAGCGCACGGCAGCGGCGGAGGCGGCGGCGGCGCAGCACTGGCGAGCAAGACAGGCGAGGCGGCGCCCGCACGGCCGAGCGCGGACCGCGGGGGGCGCCCGCGCCCGGGAGCAGCCGGAGGACTGGCGGCTGTGCCGGCGCCCAGCCTGGGAAAGTAAAGTTGGAGCAGGAGGCTGGGCGCGGGGGCCCGGAGGAGCCGCATCCCGCGTCCCGGCGCGCCAAGCGCTAGCTGGCTGGATGGGAGGCGGAGCGCTGGGGCCAACGCCGCCTGCAGCCTGCGCCCGGGCCGGGCGCCGGGACCGTGGAGCCGTTCAGGCGCGCCGGCTGGGACGCCGTGTCGCCGTGGGCTCGTGGCCGGGACGCTCCCAGTGAGCGGGGCCGAGGGCGGGGCCGCGTGAGGACCCTGGTACCTGCCCCCCTTCCCCCAACCGCCGCGTCTCCGCTCGCTCCGGGCGCCTCCAGCTCTGCACTTACGCGCGCGGCAGCTGCAGGGAGCCCGGCAGCCACGCTCTCCGGCGCGCCGCCCGCCGGGCCACCACGGCCAAGGGCCGGCTACAGGGCGCCGCGGTTCCTGGCGGGCACGCCCGAGGAGCAGGCGGCGATGCGGGCGCCGACCCGGGCTGGGGGGCGCCTGAGCTGCCGCGGCTGCTCCCCGGCTCCTGGCAGGACCGCGTAGCTCGCGGGAGAACCATGGCTTCCCCGGCGCTGGCGGCTGCGCTGGCGGTGGCGGCGGCGGAGGGCCCCAACGCGAGCGGCGCCAGCAACGGGGGCAGCGGCGGGGGCGCCAACGCCTCAGGGGCTACCTGGGGGCCGCCGCCAGGCCAGTACTCGGCCGGCGCTGTGGCGGGGCTGGCGGCCGTGGTGGGCTTCCTCATCGTCTTCACCGTGGTGGGCAACGTGCTGGTGGTAATCGCCGTGCTGACCAGTCGGGCTCTGCGCGCGCCACAGAACCTCTTCCTGGTGTCGCTGGCCTCGGCCGACATCCTGGTGGCCACGCTGGTTATGCCCTTCTCGCTGGCCAATGAGCTCATGGCCTACTGGTACTTTGGGCAGGTGTGGTGCGGTGTGTACCTGGCACTCGACGTGCTCTTCTGCACCTCGTCCATCGTGCACCTGTGCGCCATCAGCCTGGACCGCTACTGGTCGGTGACGCAGGCCGTCGAGTACAACCTGAAGCGCACGCCTCGCCGAGTTAAGGCCACAATCGTGGCTGTGTGGCTCATCTCGGCCGTCATCTCCTTCCCACCGCTGGTCTCCTTCTACCGTCAGCCCGACGGAGCCGCCTACCCTCAGTGCGGCCTCAACGACGAGACCTGGTACATCCTGTCCTCCTGCATCGGCTCCTTCTTCGCGCCCTGCCTCATCATGGGCCTGGTCTATGCGCGCATTTACCGGGTAGCCAAGCTGCGCACGCGCACACTCAGCGAGAAGCGCGCTCCCGCGGGCCCCGACGGCGCATCTCCGACCACTGAGAACGGGCTGGGCACGGCGGCGGGCGAGAACGGGCACTGCGCACCCCCGCGCGCCGACGTGGAGCCAGACGAGAGCAGCGCCGCTGAGAGGCGGCGGCGCCGGGGCGCGCTGCGGCGGGGCGGACGGCGGCGCGCGGGCGCCGAGGGGGACGCGGGTGTGCCGGGGCCCGGGACCCCGCCTGCTGACCAGGGCGCCCTGGCGGCAGCCCGGTCCCCGGGTCCTGGCGGGCGCTTGTCGCGCGCCAGCTCGCGCTCCGTCGAGTTCTTCCTGTCGCGCCGGCGCCGGGCGCGCAGCAGCGTCTGCCGCCGCAAGGTGGCCCAGGCGCGGGAGAAGCGCTTCACCTTCGTGCTGGCCGTGGTCATGGGCGTGTTCGTGCTCTGCTGGTTCCCTTTCTTCTTCAGCTACAGTCTGTACGGCATCTGCCGCGAGGCCTGCCAGCTGCCTGACCCGCTCTTTAAGTTCTTCTTCTGGATCGGCTACTGCAACAGCTCGCTCAACCCGGTCATCTACACGGTCTTCAACCAGGACTTCCGGCGCTCCTTCAAGCACATCCTCTTCCGACGCAGGAGAAGGGGCTTCCGACAGTGACATGGGGCTGATGGGCCTGCCCTCCTGATCACTCCCGCGGGGTGTGAGGGCTTCTCCCCAGAGACCCAGGGATGGACTGGCTTCCAGGGCACAGGGGAGAGAGGGCGCAGCAGGGCAGAAGCTAGACAGAGACACAGCTGGGCCTCCGGGGATTGAGAGGGAGAAAGGGGAGAGCCTTCGTCTTCCCATCTCAGCCAGGGGCTGCTTCTGGGGCTCCAGGCCGGATCCAGGTGCTGGAGCATTGCCGAGGTCTGCGTTGAGTGGACTTGTAGACTGCGTGTTGGACGCAACCCCTCCCCTCAATGGGTGAGAAAGGAGCTTCCTCCCAAACACACCACCCAGTATTCCCGAAACAAGGGCTGACTTCCCCAGGACCtggggggaggaggaagagggcacCAACAATCTTTGGTTACTGAAAGTATTTAAATGTTTGCCCAAAGCAAACGTCCCAAACTACCAAACTATtttctaaataaacctttgtAATCTAAGCCTCAGGTGCAGCCCTCGGTCGCTAAGCCCATGGGGTACCCTCCAGGCCCTGCACTGCCTAGCCCACCCCCAGGTTTGGAAGGGGGTCTGGGGGTCTCCACATGTCAGCTTCCCCTCTTGCATGAGTAGGagggggtcttttttttttaacaaaaaaagcAAACTGCTTtatttacaacaaaatatatactcAAAATCCTTGTGCTATAAGCAGTTAAGTAGCAAAGTTGACTTTAGACTTATGTCTCAGGGGACTGTCCTCTCTATATTTCTGTTCCTGCCCATTTCAGAAATCTGTCCCTGGGAGAAGAGACGGGGTCTCCAAGTCCAGGCTCTTCAGGCCTCTGGGGCTCTGGACACTTTCTGGGTTTGCCTCTTTGAAGCAGGTAGGTGGGGTGAGACCTGCCCCAGGAAGCAGAGCCCCTTACATGGAGTGGCAGCCAAGGCAGGCCCTTAAGACCCCCTCGGGCCCTGAGGCCTTTGCTCAGTGGGCCTGGCCAGAATGAGATGGAACCACCTGTTATCACTTCTGAAACAAATGGAAGGTCATTGAGACCCAGAGCAACGAAGGTGGGAAATACCTGCAGTAGATGGGGAGGGAGCTGGAGCCTGCCCACCTTCCCCGGTCCCCCAGGGCTTCCTCCCAGTGCTGCCCACCCTCAGCCCTGTTCCGCTCTCAGGCCCTGGCAGAGCGGCTGGAAGAAGGGAGACCCTGGGCTACAGTGGCCTCCTGGGTGCTGGCCCTCTGGAGCCAGGATCCCACAGGTTCTTCCAGCCCCTGGCAGCTCTTGGGGTGGAGGTGGCAGCAGGGCCTGCACAGGGGTGAAGGGGACTCCCACAGGACCCTGCAGCTCTGTGGGCCACAGGAGTCTCCTGCTGGGAACCCCTTCTGTGACCACCCAGCTCCACGTTTCTCCACATGTGCCCCCCACCCGTCCCTGCTGCCCAGCCCTCAACTCTCAATTCCCACACATGTGCTCTTGGCCTGGGGTGGCCCAGGGCCTGTCCTGGGGAAGGGTCAGCCCTCTACCCTGCCTTCACTCCTAAGCCCCTCTCCACTGAGTCTAGTCTGACCCGTCATGGCTGTCACTTGTAAAAGACCCTGAGCGCTACCTGTCCTCGCCACCCTGCATCATAGAACCTCAGGATACCCCAACTGCCAGTGCTACCCCTCACTGTGTCCACGCAGAGACTCTACCACTGTGTGCTGGGCAGACACGGGGCCAACAGATCATGAGTCCAGCGAGGAGACAAGCTGTCAGTGGGCTGCCGAGGGGGACCAGCA contains:
- the Adra2c gene encoding alpha-2C adrenergic receptor, producing MASPALAAALAVAAAEGPNASGASNGGSGGGANASGATWGPPPGQYSAGAVAGLAAVVGFLIVFTVVGNVLVVIAVLTSRALRAPQNLFLVSLASADILVATLVMPFSLANELMAYWYFGQVWCGVYLALDVLFCTSSIVHLCAISLDRYWSVTQAVEYNLKRTPRRVKATIVAVWLISAVISFPPLVSFYRQPDGAAYPQCGLNDETWYILSSCIGSFFAPCLIMGLVYARIYRVAKLRTRTLSEKRAPAGPDGASPTTENGLGTAAGENGHCAPPRADVEPDESSAAERRRRRGALRRGGRRRAGAEGDAGVPGPGTPPADQGALAAARSPGPGGRLSRASSRSVEFFLSRRRRARSSVCRRKVAQAREKRFTFVLAVVMGVFVLCWFPFFFSYSLYGICREACQLPDPLFKFFFWIGYCNSSLNPVIYTVFNQDFRRSFKHILFRRRRRGFRQ